Proteins from a genomic interval of Crassostrea angulata isolate pt1a10 chromosome 7, ASM2561291v2, whole genome shotgun sequence:
- the LOC128192000 gene encoding uncharacterized protein LOC128192000 isoform X1, whose amino-acid sequence MRVLFTPRPLGLEVTHVLDRLNILNGVMHAIMQTITRGLFVWTVLFGVCCMQAVPPQPAQSGLISGTIIAAGSIGIAALADLYLTASAALAAMSDRENSKNCNCKDQPQEPETTCDVVLAAERQKCEEEKKALESEVQEDAFSICKTTNQEICEEVFGGPSANSCTACLNKFEDESGCNGSVECVFMNGVCIFDD is encoded by the exons ATGCGTGTACTCTTTACGCCACGACCTCTTGGCTTGGAAGTGACCCATGTCCTGGATCGactaaatattttgaatggaGTGATGCATGCAATT atGCAGACAATCACAAGAGGACTTTTTGTTTGGACAGTGTTGTTTGGAGTTTGCTGTATGCAGGCTGTGCCCCCTCAACCGGCGCAATCCGGTTTGATATCCGGTACCATTATAGCAGCTGGGTCAATCGGCATAGCGGCACTCGCAG ATCTGTACTTAACAGCAAGCGCCGCTTTGGCAGCAATGTCTGACCGTGAAAACTCCAAAAATTGCAATTGCAAGGATCAACCTCAAGAACCAGAGACAACTTGTGATGTTGTTCTTGCTGCTGAAAGACAAAAatgtgaagaagaaaagaaaG CTTTAGAAAGTGAAGTGCAGGAGGATGCATTCTCCA ttTGCAAAACTACCAACCAAGAGATTTGTGAAGAGGTTTTTGGAGGACCTAGCGCGAATAGTTGCACCGCATGTTTGAATAAGTTTGAGGACGAATCTGGATGCAACGGCTCAGTAGAATGTGTTTTTATGAATGGAGTTTGTATTTTTGATGATTAA
- the LOC128192000 gene encoding uncharacterized protein LOC128192000 isoform X2, with translation MRVLFTPRPLGLEVTHVLDRLNILNGVMHAIMQTITRGLFVWTVLFGVCCMQAVPPQPAQSGLISGTIIAAGSIGIAALAASAALAAMSDRENSKNCNCKDQPQEPETTCDVVLAAERQKCEEEKKALESEVQEDAFSICKTTNQEICEEVFGGPSANSCTACLNKFEDESGCNGSVECVFMNGVCIFDD, from the exons ATGCGTGTACTCTTTACGCCACGACCTCTTGGCTTGGAAGTGACCCATGTCCTGGATCGactaaatattttgaatggaGTGATGCATGCAATT atGCAGACAATCACAAGAGGACTTTTTGTTTGGACAGTGTTGTTTGGAGTTTGCTGTATGCAGGCTGTGCCCCCTCAACCGGCGCAATCCGGTTTGATATCCGGTACCATTATAGCAGCTGGGTCAATCGGCATAGCGGCACTCGCAG CAAGCGCCGCTTTGGCAGCAATGTCTGACCGTGAAAACTCCAAAAATTGCAATTGCAAGGATCAACCTCAAGAACCAGAGACAACTTGTGATGTTGTTCTTGCTGCTGAAAGACAAAAatgtgaagaagaaaagaaaG CTTTAGAAAGTGAAGTGCAGGAGGATGCATTCTCCA ttTGCAAAACTACCAACCAAGAGATTTGTGAAGAGGTTTTTGGAGGACCTAGCGCGAATAGTTGCACCGCATGTTTGAATAAGTTTGAGGACGAATCTGGATGCAACGGCTCAGTAGAATGTGTTTTTATGAATGGAGTTTGTATTTTTGATGATTAA
- the LOC128192000 gene encoding uncharacterized protein LOC128192000 isoform X3: MQMQTITRGLFVWTVLFGVCCMQAVPPQPAQSGLISGTIIAAGSIGIAALADLYLTASAALAAMSDRENSKNCNCKDQPQEPETTCDVVLAAERQKCEEEKKALESEVQEDAFSICKTTNQEICEEVFGGPSANSCTACLNKFEDESGCNGSVECVFMNGVCIFDD, from the exons ATGCAG atGCAGACAATCACAAGAGGACTTTTTGTTTGGACAGTGTTGTTTGGAGTTTGCTGTATGCAGGCTGTGCCCCCTCAACCGGCGCAATCCGGTTTGATATCCGGTACCATTATAGCAGCTGGGTCAATCGGCATAGCGGCACTCGCAG ATCTGTACTTAACAGCAAGCGCCGCTTTGGCAGCAATGTCTGACCGTGAAAACTCCAAAAATTGCAATTGCAAGGATCAACCTCAAGAACCAGAGACAACTTGTGATGTTGTTCTTGCTGCTGAAAGACAAAAatgtgaagaagaaaagaaaG CTTTAGAAAGTGAAGTGCAGGAGGATGCATTCTCCA ttTGCAAAACTACCAACCAAGAGATTTGTGAAGAGGTTTTTGGAGGACCTAGCGCGAATAGTTGCACCGCATGTTTGAATAAGTTTGAGGACGAATCTGGATGCAACGGCTCAGTAGAATGTGTTTTTATGAATGGAGTTTGTATTTTTGATGATTAA